The DNA segment CACTCCATATGCCTAATATAAAGGATTAGTCAGTGACTACCTTAAAGTATATAGCTCATTACTCTGAGCAAATTAAAACACAAGCAGGTTTGCTGATTACTAGTGGTCGATTAGGTAATTATCTCGAAAAAAAATATCCAGACCTTCATGAAATACAAAGCGATAAGATGCTGTACCACTACGTAATTGAGCTAAAAAATCAGTATATGCGTAAGGGTGATCCTATTTCTCAAGTCAGCTACAACAGCAAACTCAAGGTGCTTAAAAATGCGCTAGGTGTTCATACTTATCAATCACGAGTGCAAGGCAGTAAGTTAAAATCACATAACAGCATCATGGTGGCCAGCTTATTCAAAGAGGCGCCGCCTGAGTTTTTGCGAATGATCGCAGTGCACGAGTTATCGCATCTAAGACAAAAAGAGCATAACAAAGCTTTCTATCAATTGTGCTGCCATATGGAGCCTGATTATCATCAACTTGAGCTAGATACCCGTTTGTGGCTGCACTGGCGTGAACAACAATCTATCCGTTTCTGAACTTATAACAATCACAAAAGGAGCTGTCTCCAGGACAATGCGGAATTTTTCTTCGCTACTCCATTTGTCAAGAATGGCTGAATTGGTTGGCAGAACGGGTGGTGTTCTAGCTTGTTAGTAGATACTACTCTCGACATTCGGAATAACTCGACCTAAATCCTCAAGCAAGGCCTCTTTATAAGTTTCAAGTTACCCCGGGTAACTGCCTCCAATCTGTCGTGTAAGCCGGCGACAAATGCTCTTTTCGCATTGCATAAGCCGCGGGGCCTGCTTGCCTGGCACTGCACACCTTTGTCCGTGATCTTCGGTTGATCTCGTCCATCACGGACATCAACCGGGCGGCTCTGTCATCCTGATCAGGTGACGGGTTGGCAAAAAAATCCTCTTGGATGATCGCCTTGTTAACTAAGTCACTCAACATCACGCCGGCTTTCGCATAGCCGTAACCCGGCCGATACATAGGCCTGAGTAAACTTAGAACCTGCTGAACGATGACTCTCGAGTCTTGTGTGGGTGTGATCAGCCCTACGGATGCGCTATTGGAATACTGAGGCAGCTCCGTTCGGAACGAGTTGGTTCGAAAAAACACCATCAGTGTGCCGGCGTACTGTCCCCCTTTCCGGAGTTTTTCTGTCGCTCTCGATGCAAACTGGACAACGGCTTCTTCCAGGTCGGGTAAGGCTTTTACCGGGGAACCAAACGAACGGGAGCACATAATCTGCTTTTTCGGCTGAGGGGCATCCTCCCAGGGTATGCAGGCAATGCCATTCAGTTCACGAATTGTGCGTTCCAGTATCACGGAAAACTGTTTACGCAACGTTGCAGGGTCAGCGTCAGCGAGTTTGAGTGCGGTAGTGATCCCCATTGCCTGGAGCTTGGCTGATATTTTCCGGCCAACACCCCAAACTTCATCCACGGGCGCCAGAGCCATTAATCGTCGCTGCCGTCCAGTATCGGTCAAATCTACAACACCCTCAGTTGCCCGGTATTTTTTAGCCGCATAGTTGGCGAGTTTCGCTAGAGTTCGAGTGGGCGCGATGCCAACACAGACTGGCAGGCCGGTATTCTGAACAACGATGTCTTTCACCTGGTGCCCAAAATCTCTCAGGGGCACAACCCGCTCAACGCCTGAAAGATCCAGGAAAGCTTCATCAATGGAGTACACATCTACCCGCGGCGCCAAAGCTTCCAGGGTCGTCATTACACGCCGGCTCAGGTCACCGTAAAGAGTGTAATTGGACGAAAACAAGTGAATGCCATGCAGTCGAATTTCCGACCGTATGTGGTGTACCGGAACGCCCATTTTAATGCCAAGCGCTTTAGCCTCCCGTGAGCGGGCAACCACGCAGCCGTCATTGTTGGACAGTACGATCACTGGGGTATCCCGCAAATCTGGTCGAAATAGCTTTTCACAGCTGGCGTAGAAGTTGTTGCAGTCAACAAGGGCGAACACCGTTTTCATGCAGTTGTCTCGGTGGACGTCATTATGACTTCCGTCCTCGCTTAAGCGATCGGACGACATTGGTGACCACACCAAACACTTCTAACACCATGCCGTCTTCGATAAAGATTGGCTGATAAGCCGGGTTTCTTGGAAGCAGGCACACTGGTGGAGGTGTGAGATGTAGCTCCTTAACCGTCATTTCTGACTCCAGGCTGGCGATAATGATGTCACCGTGTTGTGCTCGCAGAGATCGGTCAACCACCAGGACATCGTCAGGAAAAATGCCGACACCGATCATGGACTCCCCTTGCACACGCACAAAAAAAGTCGCTGCAGGGTGTTGAATGCACAACTCATTTAAATCGAGAGTCTTCTCAATGTAGTCCTCTGCGGGTGAGGGAAAGCCAGCGGATACTCGCTCCAGAAAGAGCGGGATGCGCAAGCGGAGGAAGGTTTGGGCGTCACCAAGCAAGATGCAGGACATGATTTACACCAGATACTGTTTATTTATACAGTAGTCTGATGGGATTCGATCGCCAGGTCAAACGAGTTTAGAAACAATTTGGCTACAAAAACACCAAAGTCCGGATTGCTTGGTTCGCGAGGCCCGCCTCAATCTCTGGGCCTCGCCACAGGATATCGATTACCAGCACACGCGTAATCTCAAGAGCGCGCCGGTGGTGCAAATGGCTTAAAACGCAGAAAAAAGGGGCAGGGCGGCCGAGCAAGCGTAGCCTCCAGTTTTCACCCAAACGCTTTATTCCGATCAAATACTGAATTCGTCGGCTAGATTCAGAAACAGGCGGTAACGGTCTTTGCCTTGTGTGTCAGTCAACCTCAGTCCATACACCCGGTCTATGAGTTAACATAGATTTTAGGACGCGGATTGAGGAGTGTAAGCAATGCCAAAACCTGAGTCACAAATACCCGATAATCACATTCTGCCAGACAGTTAGTTGGAGAAGCGGACCGTCGTCGGCTTTCTACGAAGTACAAGCTGAGAATACTGGCAGAAGCAGATCAATGCGGCCACGGGGAACTCGGCCCTTTATTGCGCCGTGAAAACCTCTACAGCAACCAATTGTGGAATTGGCGTAAGCAGCTGAAAGCCGGGGACGAGGCTGCTTTATCCAAGTCTGCACCGGGGCCTAAAGCATCAAAAAAACCGGATCAGAAACGCATTGAGCAGTTAGGGAAAGAGCTGGCCAAGACGCAGCACCGTTTGCGGGTGACGGAGGACTGTGTGGATCTCCAAAAAAAGCCTTGTCGATGCTCGATCTGTCGAACAATGGAAGCGATCCATCATGACGGTCTTTGAGGCGCGCCCGGCGCACATTCCGTTCCGCTTTGCCTGTGAGGCTTTGGGGCTGAACCGAAGCACCGTATACGCATGGCGACGACGTCAGAGCACCGCTCCAGACCCGGCCAGGCGCTCTCGTAAAACGACGCCGCAACAGGAAGCTGTCCACATCAACCCGATCACTTCGGAAGCGCTCGAAGGTGAGACAAGTACCACTGTGAACTTCTCAACGTTACCGGCAGCACGAAAGACGCTGGAGCGGGCAAGTAGAGGTTAACGTTTTAAAGAGTTGTCCATATGAGGTTGACATGTTCCGCAGTCTTTAGAGGGAAATGTAGTGAAAAGCCAGAAAAAGTGTAACTAGCCCAATATGCAATTTATTCAATCAGTTATGATTTTTTCACATGTAACGAGGGGACTTGAGGGATGAACAACTCCATCATCAAAGTGGCCGACACATTCTGGAATATTCGCGGGTCGTTCAAGCTCGGGAGGCGTATTGATATCGGAACGCAGGCCTCCCTGGTACAGCTTGCCAGTGGCAACTTCGTGTTCCTGGACGCTTACGCTTTCGATGCTTATCAGCAGGAGACGATCAACTCGATTGTTGGCGGTGCCAGGGTAGAGGCCATTCTCAATGTACACCCCTTCCACACCGTTAATGTCGAGAGAATGCACGAGCTTTACCCTCATGCGAAACTCTACGGCACAGCCCGGCATCGTAACCGGTTCCCGAATTTACCCTGGGAATCCGAATGCACCGAGCACGATGCCCTTCATGAAAAGTACCGTGATGACCTGGAGTTTTCGGTGCCCCGGGGCGTTGTGTTCATTTCCGACAACGAAAATGTGCACTTCTCATCCGTGCTGGTGTTTCATCCCGAATCGGGTGCGATCCACGTGGACGATACCTTTGGGTACGCAGAGCTGCCGGGTTGGCTCCCAAGGCTGGGCGCGAAAGGCCTTGTGAGTCTGCATCCCACGCTGCCGCTTGCGCTGGAAAAACGTGCGGGAGCGGCGAGGGAATTCCGGGAATGGGCACAGACCCTGTTTTCCGACTGGGGTGCGGCAACAACGCTGTGTGCCGCGCATTCGGCACTACTGCAGGTGGAGGCTGGTGCGCCATCCCTTCAAACACGACTCAAACGGGCGCTAATGGTTAATGAACCCATCCTGCGAGCCCATCAAATGCTGTATGGCAAATAAGAGGTTTTACCCCGTTACTGCTGGCATTTCTAAAAGGAGGCTCTATCAGGCCCTGCTTATGCAGGCGTTGGAGCACCTATCCAGGCCACCTTAAATAGCCCGTTTGGGCGCGGCAAAAAGGTCCACTTTTTAATGGTCGCAACGCCTGTCGAAGAGGTTGGCCGCGACCATGATTCTAACTGGGCTGTTATCGAACCTTTCAGTGCTGCTTAAATCGTTCAGATGTCTGACCGAGTAAACCGCCATCGGAAGGCTTCACTGAATAGTGAAGTCTGGCCCTTCTGGATCGTAATTTACGCTCACTCAAAGGCAAAACCGCCCGTTTCATGTGCCCCGGTACTGACCTGAACTACCCAATAGAACAGCAACCATCGTCGGAGATACTTCGAGACCTTCCAGTGAAGTACTCTAACGGAACATTCCCGACCAATTCCATACTTCCATTTGGTTACCAAGGCGTGAAGCTACGTTTAGCTGCCGACGCCGAGAATTGCTGTTGGGAGAACAAAGCCTCGGCGACTGCACCGGTCTCTAACAACAGACTGACCTCAGCTCGTATCTTAAACGGCACGAAAAGAGATTCCGGCTGCTGGAGTCAGTCTGACTCCAGCAGCCTAGGATGGCCTTGCGGCCAAAGATCAAACGTTAGCTCTGTGGTTTGATTAGGAACTTCTCTCCGGTAGCCTGTTTGCCGTAAACCGCGATCGCATCCAGTTGTAAAGCATCGGCCAGGGATACTTCGTGAGTGTAGCGGCTGGCGAACGTGGTTTTGATCTCGGCGGCTATGCGTTTGCGCATGGCGATGGTGGTTTCCTTGCCCAGTTTTCCTAACGCATTAAACAGTAAAAAGCCGTTCACACCCCAGGCAAAACCAAAGCTGCGGTTTAGCGTGATGGGACCGCGATCAAGCCCGCCATAAATATAAACCTGTTTATAGATGTCAGATCCATACACGCTGTATTCAGTGATGTTGCGAGCGACGGCGGCTTCCATGCAGGTGAGAATATTACTAGCCAATTTACCGCCACCGATAGGGTCGAACGCGATAGTCGCGCCGGTTTCGATCAGTGCTTGGGTCAGGTCTGCCATAAAGCTGTCGCTACTGGAGTTAACCACGTATTTGGCACCCAATTCGCGCAGCAATGCTTCCTGTTCTGGCTTGCGGACGATATTGACTAGGTCGATGCCGTCGGCGATGCAGATCCGGTTGAGCATTTGTCCGAGGTTAGAGGCGGCGGCAGCGTGAACGATAGCCTTGTGACCTTCAGCGCGCATGGTTTCTACCATGACCAATGCCGTCAGCGGGTTAACAAAGCTTGAAGCGCCTTCGGCTGCAGTCGTACCCGGCCCTAGTTCCAGACAGCTTTGCACATTGGCACAGAGATATTTGCGGTAGCTACCACCGCCAATTACCGCAACGGTTTTGCCCATCAAGCTTTGCGCAGCGGCTGATGAGCCCGCAGCGACGACTGTACCGGCCCCTTCGTTGCCTACGGGTATAGGCTTGCCAACCCGCTTTCTAACGGCACCCATGAACTTGGCCGGGACATCGGCACTGATGACTGGGCGATCGGCGCTACCGGATTGGCTCGCAGTCGTCATATCGGCCGCGCTGAACATCACTCCCAGATCAGATGGGTTAATAGGGGCGGCTTCGATGCGGATGACCACTTCGTTTTCGCCGGGCTGGGGGATCTCGATCTCGCGCAGGGCAAGTTCCAGTTTGTTGTCTTCGCTAATGGTGGAAATAAGTTCGATGTTGGTGTCCGACATTTTTTTCTCCTGAAAAAGTTAGGTGGCCTGGCACTTCACTAACCGGTCTTACCTCATAAAATGAGGGACAAGCCCTTAGCGCCTGCGTGACCCGGGTCGCTGGACTGTCTGATCGTAGCGGAAAACTGGGGTCAGATGAGCATTTCACCAAGCAATAATGTTCATCTGACCCCCAATTACACCGATAATGAGCCGGCCGCTGAATATTTGCGGACCCAAATTGGGCCACATGACGGTTTTGTTGAAGGGATGGCATTGCGGCCCAACGGTTTGATTGATGAAGCTGAAGTATCTGAGTACGGAGTGCATGCATCGCCGACACGAAGCGTAATATTTGATGCTGGCAAGGCCAGCCGAATAAACGTGGGTTATTTCACGACCGAGTTGATCACTGATGACGTTACTTGGAGCAGATGGGTGGGACAGATGCCGGTGATTTATAGTGTTTTATCAAGTGCAGGCACGGCGACTGCACCAGTCTCTAACAACGGACTTTCCGAATTTTTGCGTACCTTTCCTGCTGTAATCGAGCTATGGCCTAAGCCCCTAACGATTCAGGGACTTTAAGTGTAGTTTACGCCGGTGATGGGCGCTACTTACCCCCTTTTGACCTTTGCACATAGTTCGGGCACTGGTTTTGCCAGTTCTGAACTTGAGCTGAAATAGCTTGGCACAGTTATATTTCCGAACGATGATGCACATCGGTGTAAAATCCAACTCTACCAGTGTTCAACGGGAAGCCCCCCGCTGCGCTTTGATTTATCCTGATATAGGCCTGAGGTCAGGCTCATAATCGATCTCCAAGGACGTCGTTATCTATCCAATACTGCGTACATTGATTTTCTGCTCAGCACTGTTCTTTTTGACATGGATGTCTCCTGCCGTTGCAGCACCCGCAGGGCAAGAGGATATTGTTGATCTGCAATTGCGCTGGCATCACCAGTTCCAGTTTGCCGGCTACTATGCTGCCGTTGAAAAAGGTTTCTACAAGGAGGAAGGGTTACAGGTTCGCCTCCATGCCGGAGATCCTGAGCATCAGCCGGTGTCTGAAGTTCTATCCGGGCGAGCCCAATATGCAGAGGGTAATAGTGAAGTCCTTTACCAGCGCCTACAGGGGCAGCCACTCGTCGCTCTCGCCGTGATATTTCAGCACTCTCCCTCTGTTCTACTCACTCTCAAGAGTTCCGAGATCAGTTCTGTACACGACCTCATCGGCAAAAACGTCATGCTGGCGAACTCAGATGAAGACGCCGATTTTTTGACCATGCTGCTCAACGAAGGTATCTCGTTCTCGCAGCTCAACATCATTCCGAGTAGCTATCAGCTTGATGACCTCATCTCTGGCAAGGTCGCTGCGTTCAACTCCTACACCACTAACGAGCCGTACTTTCTAAAACTGCAAAACATTGCGTACAACATTATCGATCCGGGTAGTTATCGAGTTGATTTCTACAGTGATATTTTGTTTACGTCCGAGGCTGAACTGCGCGACCATCCAAAACGGGTCGAGGCGCTACGCCGCGCGACGCTGAAGGGCTGGCGTTATGCGATGGACAACCCGGAAGAGATTATCGATCTGTTGATCACTAAGTATCAGGTCGATAAGACCCGCGATCATCTGCGCTTTGAAGCCGCTGAAATGCGCAAGTTGATTTTTCCCGACCTGATCGAAATCGGCCATATGAATCCGCAACGCTGGCAACATATGGCCGAAACCTTCGTTAAAGCCGGGCTAGTCTCGGAATCCAACTCTCTTGATGGTTTCATCTACAACACCAACCCCAGTCGTTTGCCCGGTTGGGTACTCCCGGCACTCTTCGCAGCACTTTTATTGCTAGCCGCGACTGGGTCCATCACCTATTACCTGCACCGCTTTAATCGCCGCATGGCTCATGCTCAAGACACGCTAAGAGAGAGTGAAAGGCGCTTCAAAGCACTCAGTGAGGCCTCTTATGGCGGCATCGTCATTCACAACAAAGGACTGATTCTCGAGTGCAACCAGGGCTTATCCGATATCACTGGTTTCAGCTATCAGGAGCTCGTCGGCATGAACGGTCTCGGGCTCATCGCGCCAGAATCTCTCGAGACCGTTCTGGGCAATATACACAGCGGCTATGACCATAGTTACGAAGTTGTCGGCGTGCGCAAGGATGGCTCGAAGTACCCCCTAGCCATTAAGGGAAAGAATATCGTGTACAAGGACTACGATGCACGGGTCATCGAGTTTATTGATATCACCGAACGTAAAGTCGCCGAAGAGCAACTCAGACTAGCGGCCAGCGTGTTTACCCATGCACGTGAAGGCATAATGATCACCGACAGCAGCGGTAACATCGTCGAAATCAACGACACCTTCAGCCACATCACGGGCTATAGCCGCAGCGAAGTACTCGGCAAAAACCCACGATTACTCAAATCAGATCGCCAGAAAAAAGAGTTTTATACCGACATGTGGGCCTCATTGCTCAGCAAAAAACACTGGTATGGAGAGCTGTGGAATCGGCGTAAAAACGGTGAGCTATTCGCCGAGCTGATGACGATCAGCGCAGTCTCAGATGCCGATGGACAGACCAAGAATTATGTGGCTTTGTTCTCTGATATCACGCTGATGAAGCAGTACCAGCAACAGCTCGAACATATTGTCCATTACGATACTCTCACTAATCTACCCAATCGTGTGCTGCTGGCAGACCGCCTTCTTCACGCCATGAGCCAGAGTGAGCGACGAGGGCAATCGGTGGCCGTCGTTTACCTTGATCTGGACGGCTTTAAAGCCGTCAATGATGCCCATGGACACGAAGTGGGTGATAAATTGTTGATTATGCTTTCACAGCGTATGAATGAGGCTCTACGTGAAGGAGACACGCTGTCACGCATCGGCGGTGATGAGTTTGTCGCTGTCCTGGGTGATTTGGAGATGATTCAACATTGTGAGCCATCGTTGAAGCGGCTGCTTCTTGCGGCGGCTAGCCCTGTCACCGTAGGGCGCGTAACGTTACAAGTATCCGCCAGTATCGGGGTCACGCTCTACCCGCAGGACGGTGCCGATGCCGATCAGCTCATGCGTCATGCCGACCAGGCGATGTATGTTGCCAAGCAGATGGGCAAGAACCGTTACCACCTGTTCGACGTCCATCACGACGAATCGGTCAAAACCCAGCGCGAGAGTATCGAACATATCCACCGAGCCCTCGATGACGATGAGTTCGTGTTGTATTACCAGCCCAAAGTGAACATGAAGACCGGTGCGGTGATCGGCGCCGAAGCCTTGATCCGTTGGCAGCATCCTGAACGTGGCTTAGTCCCGCCCGGAGACTTTCTGCCTATCATTGAGGACCACCCAATAAGCCTGGATATAGGGGCATGGGTGATCGATACCGCCTTGTCGCAAATGGCCGAATGGCTCGCTATGGGACTGAATATCCCCGTCAGCGTCAATGTGGATGCCCTGCAGTTACAGCAGCGAGACTTCGCCGCCAAACTGTCAGAGGCACTGGCCAGGCACCCGGAAATAAAACCCTGTTGGTTGGAGCTGGAGATACTGGAGACCAGCGCTCTGGGTGACATGGCCGACGTTTCAGCCATCATGCACGCCTGCCGCGAAATTGGTGTGAGCTTTGCGCTGGATGACTTCGGTACGGGTTTCTCCTCGCTGACATATCTCAAACGCTTGCCCGCCGATCTGCTGAAGATCGATCTGAGTTTCGTCAAGGACATGCTAGAGGACCCGGATGACCGTGCGATCGTGATGGGTATCATTGGCTTGGCTGCGGCCTTCGATCGTCAGGTCATTGCCGAAGGAGTGGAGACTACGGCCCACGGAACTCAGTTGCTAGCGATGGGCTGCGAGCAAGCTCAGGGTTATGGAATTGCACGGCCGATGCCAGCAGCTGAGATCCCCGCATGGGTAGCTCAGTGGAAGCCAGATGCCGCTTGGAATGGATGAAGGCTCATTCGTCGAGCAGGCAGTCTCAGAGAGGACACTCAAAGGACGTATACGGCTAGTTTATTGAGTACTGCAGAGTTATTCGCAATTCATCCCCTATGGCTTTGCCGTGAACGGCCATTAGCTGACGGCTAAAGACTCAGGGCTCTTAATGACCGGTTTGTTCTCAAAGCGGACCTTTCTTACGGTGCCGCGACTGACCGTGTTGACCACAAAGCGGACCTTTTGCGCTGCCCAAGATCCCCATGACACTATTTCTAACCGCTCGTGTTTTGCTGCAGATTTCCATATGTGGTCTTATTAAGGTGCAGATAAGTCGCAGCGCATTTTTACGCAGAGGAAAGTCGCTGCTTCAGAAATGGAGAATTTGGCAGATCACTTTTGCCTTTACGAATTTACTTGCCAGAAAGGGTCACATTTCAGCGATAGCAAGTAACCAAATAACAAGACGCTTAGATTTGCTCCCGGCCTAGCGGCCGTCCACCAGACGCCCCTATCGGGCCGCTGCTTATTTCAGCATGTGTTTCAAGGAGGTAGTTTTGCGATCACCACAATCTGTGAAGGCGCTTGAGGAACTGGGTCGAGTGCGCTTATCTAACTCGTTCTTCATGAGAGATTTTTTATACTCGGAAATCTCTCAAATCGAGCGGATCCCGAATATTCCAGAATATCCTGATAGAGCAATTGAGGCGGGACGCGGCCTTTGCCGGGAAGTCCTTGAGCCAATTCAAAGAGCTTTAGGCCGCATTTCAATCAGATCTGGATACCGCTCTCCCGCTGTGAACGGAAAAGGGGCCGAAAATAAAAATCAATATAACTGCTCCAGCAATGAGTCGACCTATGCTAATCACATTTGGGATTACCGAGACAAGAATGGCGAGATTGGAGCAACTGCATGTATTGTCGTTAATTCGTTTGTTGACTACTACGAAAAGACGGGGAATTGGCAAGCGCTAGCGTGGTGGATTCATGACAACGTACCAGCGTACTCATCACTATACTTCTTTCCCAAGCTTGCAGCGGTAAATGTTAGTTGGAGCCCGACGCCTAAGAAATGGATAAAAAGCTACGTTCCACCGAAAGGAACTCTGACAAAGCCAGGAGAGAGAACCCACAATGAAGGGCATGAGGCGCTTTACATAGATTTCCTGCACAGCATCAAAACATAGGCAAGGGATGCTCCTGACGTTGCGCCCCTGCTGTTCGCATTAACAATACAAGTGGAGAGAGCTCGTGATAGCAACCAAGGAAGAATTTCAGCAAGCCCTTTTAAAACTGCGGGATAAAAGTCGCTTCCGTAACACCAAGTATCTCGACCTACTGAAGGCTCAGTATTCATCTCCGAACCACACAATTACGGCAACCAAGTTGGCCCAGGCAGTTGGCTACGAGAACTATAATGCAGCCAACCTGCAATATGGTTCGCTAGGCCATGAGCTGGCAGAAGTTTTGGGCTATAAGCCTCCCGAGAGAAATAACGGAGAGCCGATGTGGTTCTGGACAATTTCGACAGGCAGCGAGGCAGAATCTGATTCGGCTGGGCATTATGAATTTGCGATGCGTCTAGAGCTCGTTCAGGCATTGGAAGGAATGAAGTGGGTCAAGTGATCGTTACGAGTCGCAGCTTCGGCATTGGGGCTGTTCGAAAAATAGAAACTCCCATTGATCAGTGTGCTGTTTGTAGCATCATCCAGGCCTTCCTAATAGTCCTTTCGGCACTGCAACAGGTCCGCTTTTATCAGAATCAAGCCAGAGTAAAAGATCCGCTCCTAAACAAAAGCGAACATTCGCGACGATCAAAAATGATGGCTTTTTTCCCACCAAAACGATCGAAATGAAGCGCATTATGAACCTGGCAATCGATCAAAAGGACTCACGGTTCCCGCCCGTCGATCGCCCAATATATGCGTGTAGATTTCAGTTGTTCTGATATCGCTGTGCCCGAGTATTTCCTGCACCGTTCGAATATCACTTCCAGATCTTAATAACTCTGTCGCAAAGGCATGCCGAAAGGTATGTGCCGTGACTCGTTTATTAATGCCACTGGCTATAACTGCCTATCTTAATTGCCGCGAATAGGTTGAATGGTGAAGATGATGTCGGCACACATAACCGGCTATTGGATGAACGCATCGGGTTGATGAAGGAAACAAATATTGCCATGCGAGGTCTTTCATTACGGGCCCCTACTTTTTGTGCAGAGAGGCAGGAACTGAAGTGAGCCCAAATCCATCGGCCAGATCAGATTCATGAACTGCCCTGACATAGGTTTGCAAGATAAAGACCTTTAGTCATTGCCGTCCCCATTCATTTCCTCCCATTTCAACCAACCGAGAAGCGGCTCGTCGAAAGGAAAAGGCGAGATCATTGGCAGACGATAATTGTGCCAGCGACACGCCAATTCGACCCGTCGCCGACCACTCATAATATTCTCCCTCTTTGGTGCGAATCATGGTGGTCGCAAAGGAACTTGAGTTTCCTCCCTTTTCATTGACGATCAATTCTTCATCTCCGTCGCTGCTTTCGGCTTGCGCTTCAAAATCAACAAACAACTCGTCGAGCGGGACTTGTGCCGCCAGCACCAAGCGGGTGCGAGATTCATAACACGCGTCAATGAGGGTCACGAATCGTCGTGCTTCGTTGAGGTGATTGGCGTCCAGTTGGGGGACGCGCTCCATGATGATGACCGGAAATCGGCGGCAGAGAGAAATATAATCGGCCGCCCCGAGCGGTTGGTAGCACAACTCGGAAAAGTCAAACCAGGCGCACCGGTCATTCAATCGGGTCACCTGGACGGTGCGACCAAAGAGGACGGGAATGATCTCGGCCTCAGTTCCGGATGCAGTGCTACCAAATATTTTTTCCAACTGCGCTTGCATGTTGTTTTTATTATTATTATCACTATGAACTTTCTTGTTTGACCAAAAATAGGATTGACCATCCGCTCGATTTTCAAGTCGATAATCCTTGCTGGAATCCTCCATGGAAATAATGTCGAATGTGTGTTTTAAAATGTCTATGAAAGGCAAAAAGAGGGAGCGGTTAATGCCTCCCTCATACAAGGCATCGGGAGAGCGATTCGAGGTAGCCACTACCACCACATTTAAATCCAATAATAATGAAAAAAGTCGCTTCAAAATCATGGCATCGGCAACGTCTGTCACTTGAAATTCATCGAAACACAGGAGTTGGGCTTCTTGTGCCAATTGTTGCGCGATGATGGGAATCGCATCACCTCGTGGGTACTCCTGTTTGTAGGCAAAGATGCGATGATGGACGTCTAGCATGAACTCATGAAAGTGGACGCGGCGTTTGGTTATGTTTATGTGTTTGTGGCTGTCATTAGTACAGCAAGAATTATCATCAGGAACAGAAACCGATGCGTAAAAGATATCCATTAGAAAGCTCTTGCCGACCCCGACCGGTCCATGAATGTACATGCCTCGCGGTGGTGGACCAAAAGACCACAAATGGAACTTCTTTCGAAGAAAAGACTGAGCGTGTGCCAAGGATCGCGCCAGTAACCGTAACAGTGGACTGCTGTTTTTAAAGCTGCTCTCTGTCGGTTCGTCGCTGCGTACTGATACTGGTGGGAGCGAGGTAAGAGACTCGTGCAGGGCATCGAATTTTGCCGCCAGAGCGACCTGCGCGTCATCTCGTCGCACCTCCCCCGAATCCACCATGCGTTTATACGCTGCTGTCACGGGGCCTGGCGGGAAGGACCGCCAAGCGACGCGATGTTGTGCT comes from the Marinobacter psychrophilus genome and includes:
- the zapE gene encoding cell division protein ZapE yields the protein MKTVINNMTAQHRVAWRSFPPGPVTAAYKRMVDSGEVRRDDAQVALAAKFDALHESLTSLPPVSVRSDEPTESSFKNSSPLLRLLARSLAHAQSFLRKKFHLWSFGPPPRGMYIHGPVGVGKSFLMDIFYASVSVPDDNSCCTNDSHKHINITKRRVHFHEFMLDVHHRIFAYKQEYPRGDAIPIIAQQLAQEAQLLCFDEFQVTDVADAMILKRLFSLLLDLNVVVVATSNRSPDALYEGGINRSLFLPFIDILKHTFDIISMEDSSKDYRLENRADGQSYFWSNKKVHSDNNNKNNMQAQLEKIFGSTASGTEAEIIPVLFGRTVQVTRLNDRCAWFDFSELCYQPLGAADYISLCRRFPVIIMERVPQLDANHLNEARRFVTLIDACYESRTRLVLAAQVPLDELFVDFEAQAESSDGDEELIVNEKGGNSSSFATTMIRTKEGEYYEWSATGRIGVSLAQLSSANDLAFSFRRAASRLVEMGGNEWGRQ
- a CDS encoding EAL domain-containing protein, whose translation is MSPAVAAPAGQEDIVDLQLRWHHQFQFAGYYAAVEKGFYKEEGLQVRLHAGDPEHQPVSEVLSGRAQYAEGNSEVLYQRLQGQPLVALAVIFQHSPSVLLTLKSSEISSVHDLIGKNVMLANSDEDADFLTMLLNEGISFSQLNIIPSSYQLDDLISGKVAAFNSYTTNEPYFLKLQNIAYNIIDPGSYRVDFYSDILFTSEAELRDHPKRVEALRRATLKGWRYAMDNPEEIIDLLITKYQVDKTRDHLRFEAAEMRKLIFPDLIEIGHMNPQRWQHMAETFVKAGLVSESNSLDGFIYNTNPSRLPGWVLPALFAALLLLAATGSITYYLHRFNRRMAHAQDTLRESERRFKALSEASYGGIVIHNKGLILECNQGLSDITGFSYQELVGMNGLGLIAPESLETVLGNIHSGYDHSYEVVGVRKDGSKYPLAIKGKNIVYKDYDARVIEFIDITERKVAEEQLRLAASVFTHAREGIMITDSSGNIVEINDTFSHITGYSRSEVLGKNPRLLKSDRQKKEFYTDMWASLLSKKHWYGELWNRRKNGELFAELMTISAVSDADGQTKNYVALFSDITLMKQYQQQLEHIVHYDTLTNLPNRVLLADRLLHAMSQSERRGQSVAVVYLDLDGFKAVNDAHGHEVGDKLLIMLSQRMNEALREGDTLSRIGGDEFVAVLGDLEMIQHCEPSLKRLLLAAASPVTVGRVTLQVSASIGVTLYPQDGADADQLMRHADQAMYVAKQMGKNRYHLFDVHHDESVKTQRESIEHIHRALDDDEFVLYYQPKVNMKTGAVIGAEALIRWQHPERGLVPPGDFLPIIEDHPISLDIGAWVIDTALSQMAEWLAMGLNIPVSVNVDALQLQQRDFAAKLSEALARHPEIKPCWLELEILETSALGDMADVSAIMHACREIGVSFALDDFGTGFSSLTYLKRLPADLLKIDLSFVKDMLEDPDDRAIVMGIIGLAAAFDRQVIAEGVETTAHGTQLLAMGCEQAQGYGIARPMPAAEIPAWVAQWKPDAAWNG
- a CDS encoding tyrosine-type recombinase/integrase; protein product: MASGINKRVTAHTFRHAFATELLRSGSDIRTVQEILGHSDIRTTEIYTHILGDRRAGTVSPFDRLPGS